One segment of Chroococcidiopsis sp. TS-821 DNA contains the following:
- a CDS encoding bifunctional (p)ppGpp synthetase/guanosine-3',5'-bis(diphosphate) 3'-pyrophosphohydrolase has translation MNAAVSTATHTTSPVAFDVELPEWLQKCLIAAPQDSHQPSEQDNSLICRAFSFAYDLHQGQYRKSGEPYICHPVAVAGLLRDLGGGSAMIAAGFLHDVVEDTDVSIEEIEQRFGGEVRQLVEGVTKLSEFSQKFSSKTERQAENFRRMFLAMAKDIRVIVVKLADRLHNMRTLEHLAPEKQRRIALETREIFAPLANRLGIGRFKWELEDLAFKYLEPDAYRQIQDLVAEKRVNREARLTRVIDVLKARMEQAEIKCIDISGRPKHLYGIYQKMQRQQKEFHEIYDIAAIRIIVNTKEECYRALAEVHDAFKPIPGRFKDYIGLPKPNRYQSLHTAVVGFTGRPLEVQIRTLEMHHVAEYGIAAHWKYKETGSSSHSQLKASEEKFTWLRQILEWQNDLKDVNDAQEYLDSVKDNLFEDDVYVFTPKGDVVSLTAGATPVDFAYRIHTEVGNHCCGARVNERMVTLDTPLKNGDIVEILTQKNSHPSLDWLNFVVTTGAKNRIRQWYKRSHREENIARGRELLEKELGKTGFEALLKSEPMQAVAEKCNYHSVEDLLAALGYGEITLNLVLNRWREIIKAQQPIAPTADVTVLPSSTKTPKEPLPSSRSNSPIAGVEGLLYHLAKCCTPIPGEPIIGVVTRNSRGISIHRQGCHNVENIEGDRLIPVSWNHNNSERSRPQTYTVNIQIEAIDRVGILKDVLSRLSDQGINVRNAQVKTSDGQPALMELGIDVRDRTQLEQVFAQIKKMSDIINLRRIGQAED, from the coding sequence ATGAACGCTGCTGTTTCAACCGCTACTCATACTACCTCTCCCGTCGCCTTTGACGTCGAGCTTCCCGAATGGCTGCAAAAGTGTTTAATTGCAGCACCACAGGATAGCCATCAACCTTCAGAGCAAGACAATAGTCTGATTTGTCGGGCTTTCAGCTTTGCGTACGATCTACATCAAGGTCAATACCGCAAATCAGGCGAACCTTACATTTGTCATCCTGTGGCTGTCGCCGGTTTGTTACGCGATCTCGGTGGTGGTAGTGCGATGATTGCTGCAGGATTCCTTCACGATGTTGTTGAAGATACGGATGTTTCCATTGAGGAAATCGAACAGCGCTTTGGTGGTGAGGTACGTCAGTTAGTTGAGGGAGTAACGAAGCTTTCTGAATTTTCACAGAAGTTCTCTAGCAAAACGGAGCGCCAAGCTGAAAATTTTCGCCGGATGTTCTTGGCAATGGCAAAAGATATCCGCGTGATTGTGGTGAAACTTGCGGATCGCCTGCACAATATGCGAACCTTAGAACATCTAGCACCCGAAAAACAGCGGCGAATTGCCTTAGAAACACGCGAAATTTTTGCACCATTAGCAAATCGGTTAGGAATTGGGCGCTTTAAGTGGGAATTAGAAGATTTAGCGTTTAAATATCTAGAACCCGATGCGTATCGGCAAATTCAAGACTTAGTAGCTGAAAAACGCGTCAATCGAGAAGCTAGACTTACGCGCGTTATCGACGTATTGAAAGCGCGGATGGAGCAAGCTGAAATTAAATGCATCGATATCAGCGGTCGTCCGAAGCACCTCTATGGAATCTACCAGAAAATGCAGCGGCAACAAAAAGAATTTCACGAAATTTACGACATCGCTGCGATTCGGATCATTGTCAATACCAAAGAAGAATGCTATCGCGCTTTAGCCGAAGTTCACGATGCATTCAAACCAATCCCAGGTCGATTCAAAGACTACATCGGCTTACCAAAGCCTAACCGCTATCAATCTTTGCATACAGCCGTTGTCGGTTTTACTGGACGTCCATTAGAAGTCCAAATCCGCACGCTGGAAATGCACCATGTCGCCGAGTACGGAATTGCAGCGCACTGGAAGTACAAGGAAACAGGAAGTTCAAGCCACAGTCAATTAAAGGCGAGTGAGGAAAAATTTACCTGGTTGCGGCAAATCCTCGAATGGCAAAATGATTTGAAAGATGTCAACGACGCGCAAGAATATCTTGATAGCGTCAAAGATAACTTGTTTGAAGACGACGTTTATGTTTTTACCCCGAAAGGTGATGTCGTTTCGCTAACCGCAGGCGCAACACCTGTTGATTTTGCCTATCGCATTCACACCGAGGTAGGAAACCATTGTTGTGGAGCGCGCGTTAATGAACGAATGGTAACGCTTGACACGCCATTAAAAAACGGCGATATCGTAGAAATTCTGACACAAAAAAATAGCCATCCGAGTCTAGATTGGCTCAACTTTGTGGTGACGACTGGAGCAAAAAACCGCATTCGTCAGTGGTACAAGCGATCGCACCGCGAAGAAAATATTGCACGGGGACGCGAGTTGCTCGAAAAAGAACTTGGGAAAACAGGTTTTGAAGCACTGCTCAAATCAGAACCGATGCAAGCTGTCGCCGAAAAATGTAACTACCATAGCGTCGAAGATCTCTTAGCGGCGTTGGGTTACGGTGAAATTACATTAAATCTCGTTCTGAATCGTTGGCGCGAAATTATCAAAGCCCAACAACCGATCGCGCCAACGGCGGATGTCACTGTTTTACCGTCTTCTACCAAAACACCTAAAGAACCGCTACCAAGTTCGCGATCCAATTCCCCGATCGCTGGCGTCGAAGGCTTGCTATATCACTTGGCAAAGTGTTGTACGCCGATTCCAGGCGAACCGATCATTGGCGTTGTGACACGCAATAGTCGCGGTATTTCGATTCACCGTCAAGGATGCCACAATGTCGAGAATATCGAAGGCGATCGCTTAATTCCTGTTAGCTGGAATCATAACAACTCCGAAAGAAGTCGCCCGCAAACCTACACCGTCAATATCCAAATCGAAGCAATCGATCGCGTGGGAATTCTTAAAGATGTTCTCTCACGCCTCAGCGATCAAGGAATTAACGTGCGTAACGCCCAAGTGAAAACATCCGACGGTCAACCTGCTTTGATGGAATTGGGAATAGATGTCCGCGATCGCACCCAGCTCGAACAAGTTTTTGCACAGATCAAAAAAATGAGTGACATTATCAATCTACGCCGCATCGGTCAGGCTGAAGATTAA